The genome window ATGCATAAACTAGATACTTTCCAGATTATAAAGTGtatgatataaaataaatggaaaaaggaaaataattctAAAATTAGATGTACAATATGAATATTGTAATTTCAGGTTTGTGTGATTTCAATTTCAAGCCTGTGGTTTCAGAGAAACTGTTGCCGATGTCAGTTTAGGTAACTGTGAAGCGCCAATTAAGAAGAGTCAAATCCTTACAGCAGTATCAAGGTAGTAATTATTATAGAAAGTATTTATTAATGAATCAGTTCATTACACTCATAGTTTGATGTAAAGTCTTAATGCATAGCACCCCTCTTAAAGTAAGTTGGACCAGATATCAGTGATTTTCTAGCAATAATGTCAACATAGTATACATGCAAAGTATGTAAAGTATGGTGTCACAGAATTGCTGTATcatcagagacaaaaacatttatcagaCAAATAGCAGTGTGGTTCTGCCTCTTTCATACCCCAGACCCCCCTTGTGAACTGGGATACGCAACATTTATATGAACATGGACTTATATTGAATagacaaacatgcaaaattCACATGAATATACACTGGAATACAAGTGgagacagaacaaatgtaaacattacaAACAATTAGAGACTAAGGCAcatgagatttttaaaaaagatgaaaatgtaatcaaactgatttaaaataagataaaataagaacTAGATAAAATGGATAAAAGACAATTACAAATGAAATAGGTAATAGGGAGTAAAGCCCTATTGATTGAGTTAGATTGTTGTCATATACGGCAGCAAGATGTGTGAAAATTCAACTTCTGTGCTTTCCTGATCCACTGCAAGGATCCAACAACTTCATGTTATAGAATTTTATCTTTTGACATTTTCCAGACTTTTGTTCCAGTTCAGActtcaataatgaaaaaagagaagttGTATAATGCCCTTTCACATCTCAATACTTTCACATTCAATACTCTAATTATTACCCGTATTTGCTGAACTTATTCTACGCAGGTTTTCAGCTCTCCTTCCACACCTACTTTTCAGAGTCCCAACCCCCTGTGTATACAATGGACCACAACAATGCCATAACAGGTAAAGAATCATCACGGCCACACAGATGTACACAGACATTCACTCATaagcttgtttttaaatctttgctatttttaatatatatttgcatttagAGACAAGAAACAATAAACACTTTTTACAACACTTACTTACTTCCCTATTCTGAAACTCAGAGCAGCAGGCCATGATAATGAATAGTGACTCTAAATCTGTCACATGATTATCAAAAAGATGCTTGGAATGATAAGAGAGAAGTGAGTAATACTATAATACTGTGAGTAATACTAATGCCAAGTTTACTAagaattaagttttttttagcTTGACATTTTATGGCCTCATCTGATCAGACTTGAGGCTCAAACTGTCATGTTGATAAAGTTTCCTACAAAGGTATATCTGCTTAACGCTTGTCTCTGTCTTCCAGATTTCAGCCTGCATGTGTCCCTATTCTACAGAGAGTCTTTGGTAAAGGAGGTTACCACCATCAGCCCAGAAGGTTGTCGAatcacctcttcctcctcctcctctccatcgtcctcttcctcttcttccccaAGCTCAGAGGACAAGTTTCACAGTGGGGCAGAAATCATTCTCTTTCCATTCCCGTACCCTGAGTCTCAGAGGCAGGGCGCTGAGATGCTTCCTAACGTACTGGAGAGGGGAGTGCTTCTGTGGATGGCCCCTGATGGGTTGTACGCTAAGCGGCTTTGCCAGGGACGAATATACTGGGAAGGACCTCTGGCTCCATTTATGGATAAACCCAATAAGCTGGAGAAGGAGCAGCCATGCAAACTGTTTGACACCCAGCAATTCCTTGTTGGTAAGCACTAATATGTTTGCACTCTCATAGGGTTGGGCATGATGACAGGAACACCTGAGTAATATGACATAATCCCATACAATATCCTTGCAATAGCAACAATTTTTGTGAAGcttataattttacattttccttGAGATAGTGTCACAAACAGTGGTAGAAGACGTATTAGAAGTCAAACCCCTACTCAGACACATTTCAGAGTGTTATATAGGCCTatttaatatattgtatattatgtTATTGTATTGTTGTTACTGACTAATTTATTATCTAAGCAGCTTTGGGTGGAGCCAGTTTTACTTTACAAAGTGTttggtagtttaatctataatgctgcatcatgttttataagatgataatatgtTTCATAGGTAAAATCTGAGTCTGCAAAGTCAttagtaactaaagctgtctgataaatgtagtggagtaaaaatcacaatatttccctctaaaatgtagttaagtagaagtataaagtataaCATAAAATAGACTCCAGTAGAGTACATTTGCTTTAAAATTGTACCAAAGTGCAGTAATTAAGTGAAGGTGCGTAGTTATTTTCCAGCACTGGTCACAAAGGTGTTTTTTTAGTCCATAGTTTGAAgtgttattgtattgtattgagTTATATTGCAAATGTTGACAGTATTTTGTCCACAAGTGTTTGTACATGGGGGTCGAATTTTACACAAGTTATTCAATATTCTGAATGTTTTCAAAGTCTTATCACAACTTTCCAATGAACTTGTAATTCAAATTACAAGACTAGCTGACTACTCGCTTAGTGTCATGCTGAGTTTTCAGTCCATTTAAAGTGAATAAGGTAACGGATTTGGTTTTTACTGCTCATTAAATTTTATAAGTCAATAAAATAACTAGGATGCCCTAATAATTGTGCTGCTCCAGCTATTTACAGTGTGATGATGCTTGTAGTCATGTTGATTATGGCAGTGCTGATGTTGTCGATAATAATGAAGGAGAGGCTGCAGGTGCTTTACAGTAACTGGGTAAGTCCCTCTCAGTGTAGAGGTATCACGAAGAGGCCAGTCACATTCTCATCAAGGGGCCAGAATGTGTAGAGTCCCCACCCACCTCCTGTGGTCAACCACATACTATGACAAGATGGTGTTTTCTGCtccatttcactctgaaatttCCATCATCCTCATCAGTTGTTTCCAGCAAAGTCGCCtgggtttttcatttttatttcctgtgtaTTTAAATGGGACAATCTGGATTGTGTGTTGAGTAGCACATAGTGGATTTGTTGTGAGTAATGTGCTTCATGTTGATCCTCtttattttcttgcttttcttcACACAGAACTTCAAGATTTTGCCCATAATGGACGACATGTACCGAGACACCAGGTGGTACTATGTTTCGGAGATGAGTACCCCGACCCACAGCGTCCAAGGAAGTTGATCACGGCACAGGTACTCATACACTACACAACTTTACCTACACTAGTCGTTTAAAACAGTTCTTTAAAATCATATGGGCTATTACTATACATTCTCAGGTGGTGAAAATATGgttataattatttatcacCTTAACAAGcataatattattttaaaaattaaagaacCCAGTAATGTCCTACAAATGCAGTAACTACATATTTGGTCAAAATGAAAGACCTGAATCTGTCTTTTCGACATTTGTTTTAtcatataaaaacagatttcaaacattaaacacaaatgtttaatttctgtGAGAACAACTTGTAAAATTTGCAGTAACTACATAACAGAGCCAGTTCAAGCTATACCATAGTAACTACAACTAAAGCAAAAGCGCTGTATCAAGTGAAAGCTAGTTAGTGAGATAGCCGCAGCTAGCATTTGCTTAAAACTTACATTAAATTTAATCActgattttgattgattttcCCTAGCTGTAATCTGAAAAAGATAATTTTTATGAACATACATCTTGATTATTCATATAGTTATTTCACATTTGTAAATGAGTCAATAGTTTATCCATTTATGATGTAGGAAAACTTGCGAGCTTagtcaaatatttaatatatagtcatatatttaaatatattgaaataGTAGATTTATATGTAAATTAAAGAAGGTGGGTGGACAAACACCTACATAAACGTGGAGATACATTTCCTATAAGCGATGGACTGTAgataatcaaaataaatttTATCTTATCGACAATAAAGCTAAAAGAACACATTTTGCTGGTAGTTACTGCATTTAACTGCATTTAACCTCTGCATTCTGTGAAGATAATCCAGTGTCTGCATTTTTAGGTTGGCTATTATGTGGTTTCTAAAATAATTTAGCAACATAGTCAgcctaaaaatatataaaatgaaggCTGTTATATGATACACAGTTTACCAGCCAGCCATAAAACTTAAAACCCTTTTTTCGCACCTTCCCTGCTTCTGTAGGTACTGCTCTCTACCTTTATAGGGCATAATGGGATAATGTAAATCAGCAGTCACATGCATGTTTCATACATATAGATAACTTCATTTTAGGTGGAGCCAATGTTTGCCAGAAAATTGGTGTACTATTACCAGCAGAACAATGGCCACTACCTGCGGGCCTATGATCACATCCAGGAACAGAACACCTCTCCAACAATCGACTATCCTTCCCAGAGACCTCTACAGCATATTCAGGAGTGACAAGAATGCACATACACGAGGGcgtgaatgtgaatgtaaacCTCTGACCGTTCATGCCTTGTGACTGTTGTGACTGCAGTGCTGTGTACTGTAAATTGTAGAAGCTGTCACGGTACTCAGGGTTAGAGATGGGGAAGACCCTGTTGTTTTCACTTGCACACCTATGCGTCGTAGTCTTTGTGTCTGTAACTGTggagtattgttttttttttttctctctacaaGTATTATTGTGACAGTGTGAAGGATGCGGTTTGAGGGTGGGGGGATGAGGGGAGCAGAGGGCGACTGAGACAGGAAGTACTAGCACAGGTGCACAGGAAGAATGGCCCCTAAGACAAACACTGATACGTCAAAGGGATAAAACAGAGTATGAATGAATACATATTGCATTTTCACAGGTAGCAGTTGACAATTTGATTGTTCCACTGACACACTGGAGTGGTACTGAAGACAATTATGCACTCACTCCAAAGTAGTACTTGATATGCTAAATGAAAACATAGGCTTAGTGAACAGTCAACAATATCAGTGCATAGTCTTTTGTAGACCTGAATTCTGAGtttcattgcaaaaaaaaaaagctacaccTGGAATGTAAGAGAAATCAATGTTATCACTGGTCTGGTGGTGTAGTAGAGGAAGCTGTTTCCCTCTTGGCTGCTACACGTATTGCAGGACACACTGTCAAAAATCTATTTCTACTAAATCTGGtctacttttaaaaaatatcttattCCTTTAAACTATGTCAACTGTTAAAACGTAAATCTAAAAAATAGCTTGTAGGTGGTAATCAAGATAAATGAACTAGCTTGCGGTTgatttgacatacagtatagtaaGATATGCCACCCACGCATCCACTTCATGTACAGTACGTgataatttgctgttttttgcaAAATTTTTCTTAGGTGACAGTCACTGACCAGTTTTGAATGTTGGTAGTAATTTAAAGCCATTAAAGGTTTGATTACACATGGATCTTATGGTTATTAGAATGAGAAGTCAAACCTGTATTTTAAGTCACATATATAGAAAATTCAAAGCATAGAATTGCCTGCAGCACATTATTACTGAGCAGCTTGAGGCTCAAGGTGCA of Thunnus thynnus chromosome 12, fThuThy2.1, whole genome shotgun sequence contains these proteins:
- the irf4a gene encoding interferon regulatory factor 4a isoform X1, with amino-acid sequence MIKEMNLEEDSGLSVSCGNGKLRQWLIDQIDSRRYPGLVWENDEKNIFRIPWKHAGKQDYNREEDAALFKAWAMFKGKHKEGVDKPDPPTWKTRLRCALNKSNDFDELVERSQLDISEPYKVYRIIPEGAKRGMKMSSLEETTSHVNAFGYIPPYTSLHNQVSSYMVSQERRDWRDYKQPEQQPLPPTHHHGPHADLQYGQCHYPSPISRAWPGSHTENGFQLSFHTYFSESQPPVYTMDHNNAITDFSLHVSLFYRESLVKEVTTISPEGCRITSSSSSSPSSSSSSSPSSEDKFHSGAEIILFPFPYPESQRQGAEMLPNVLERGVLLWMAPDGLYAKRLCQGRIYWEGPLAPFMDKPNKLEKEQPCKLFDTQQFLVELQDFAHNGRHVPRHQVVLCFGDEYPDPQRPRKLITAQVEPMFARKLVYYYQQNNGHYLRAYDHIQEQNTSPTIDYPSQRPLQHIQE
- the irf4a gene encoding interferon regulatory factor 4a isoform X3, with amino-acid sequence MIKEMNLEEDSGLSVSCGNGKLRQWLIDQIDSRRYPGLVWENDEKNIFRIPWKHAGKQDYNREEDAALFKAWAMFKGKHKEGVDKPDPPTWKTRLRCALNKSNDFDELVERSQLDISEPYKVYRIIPEGAKRGMKMSSLEETTSHVSSYMVSQERRDWRDYKQPEQQPLPPTHHHGPHADLQYGQCHYPSPISRAWPGSHTENGFQLSFHTYFSESQPPVYTMDHNNAITDFSLHVSLFYRESLVKEVTTISPEGCRITSSSSSSPSSSSSSSPSSEDKFHSGAEIILFPFPYPESQRQGAEMLPNVLERGVLLWMAPDGLYAKRLCQGRIYWEGPLAPFMDKPNKLEKEQPCKLFDTQQFLVELQDFAHNGRHVPRHQVVLCFGDEYPDPQRPRKLITAQVEPMFARKLVYYYQQNNGHYLRAYDHIQEQNTSPTIDYPSQRPLQHIQE
- the irf4a gene encoding interferon regulatory factor 4a isoform X2, producing MIKEMNLEEDSGLSVSCGNGKLRQWLIDQIDSRRYPGLVWENDEKNIFRIPWKHAGKQDYNREEDAALFKAWAMFKGKHKEGVDKPDPPTWKTRLRCALNKSNDFDELVERSQLDISEPYKVYRIIPEGAKRGMKMSSLEETTSHVNAFGYIPPYTSLHNQVSSYMVSQERRDWRDYKQPEQQPLPPTHHHGPHADLQYGQCHYPSPISRAWPGSHTENESQPPVYTMDHNNAITDFSLHVSLFYRESLVKEVTTISPEGCRITSSSSSSPSSSSSSSPSSEDKFHSGAEIILFPFPYPESQRQGAEMLPNVLERGVLLWMAPDGLYAKRLCQGRIYWEGPLAPFMDKPNKLEKEQPCKLFDTQQFLVELQDFAHNGRHVPRHQVVLCFGDEYPDPQRPRKLITAQVEPMFARKLVYYYQQNNGHYLRAYDHIQEQNTSPTIDYPSQRPLQHIQE